acctttaaataatCAGAACTGTTGAATTCAAAGTAGTTCtttcttaattatatatattttaccttgTAAGAATAGTATGAGGAAAAAATTCTAAGTagagaaattttaatattatgattattattattatacttataGCTTCTCATAACATTTGGTGTTGTGCTGTGGGATTTTTAAGAATCACTGAGAgtctttgattttaaattaacatgtatgaaagagagaagatggtatcaaaaagaaaaaccaaagacgacccattctaatacctgctcACACTTTGGTACATTTTTTCTGGCCTTTTTCTCTCTGTAGATCACTTCTGgcatttgtcatttttaaatccAGTTCCACGGTAATGTACAATCAAACCAAAATTTaaactatggaaaaagaaaaaagcaaaacaaaactagtaACAATGACCAGCCTCGCTGGATTATTGATAATTAATTTGATATCTTTCATTCCCTCCCAGCTACATCCGGTACTCCCAGATCTGTGCAAAAGCAGTGAGAGATGCACTGAAGGCCGAGTTCAAAGCAAATGCTGAGAAGACTTCTGGCAGCACCGTAAAAATTGTGAAACTGAAAAAAGAGTAATCTGTAAGTTACTGATGTGTTAGAAGCTTGCACCTTAAGTTCATAGAGCACTTTTTTAAAACGAAGCAGTTTTAGTTTtgaattctgtccattttttggtCAGTCAGTACATTCAGATGTTAGTGGGTGGTGACTTACAGCATACAGGTGATAGGAGTCCTGTGGCATCAGAAAGGAATCTCGTTTCAGGCCCCGACAAGCAGAAGTGATTGGCACAGTGACGTTCAGCTCATTAGCAGTGCTTAGGTGGAGAGCCATCTTACTTTAATTAAATCAGTGTCATTTGTCTGCACAACATCCAGTAATTCGGAGGATAAACTCCCCACTTTTTGTCACTGCCGTCGGAGTCCCGCAGCGGTTCCGGGGCATGACAAACTGCGGTTCTTTGTATCTGCATTTCCCCCACATCTGCTAATGTTCTCACAAATGACTGCTTCCTGAGCGTGAGGGCTAGAAGCATAGGCAAGGGTCCTGCAATTTTATCAAGCAGGAACATCTGCAAGACCCTGCAGTGACAACTGCTTCTGCTAAATTTATGGTTCCTTCCCAGGGCTTGGTTCACTTTACTTCTCCAGAGATGGGAGCCAAGTAGAGTTACGTCCTGTGCAGTAGAAGAGTTCTGTCCAGTAGATCAGTTCTGACTCCGTGCTCCCAGCTACTAAAGTGATTTGATCTCTGAGCCTTTTTCTTGACATTGTTATTTCAAAAGAGAAGCAAGGCAAAGAACTAGAGAGGTGTTTTCCagatttcattttcctgttttgttttaaaaaaaaaaaaaaaggcgtccGACCTGCGGAGATAAGGAAGTGTGATCAGTATGGATCCTTCAGCAGCTCGTGGATATGAGCAGTTCTGCTCATTGGAGCTGTCTCCCCTAAGCACTTTTCATTTCCAGTttgaattagtaaatattttattatgagtCTGAAGATGCGGTGTTTTGAATGTATCCCTTTTTCTAGAGGCGCTCTAAGTAATGAGACCTGGTTTTACGTTGGGTGGTTTTGTTTTAACACTGAGCTGGCTGAGAAAATCACTGAGCGCCTGCAGCGGAGCCAAGCCCAACTCCACCTCGAGCTCCTTCGACCTTgtgatgtccttggggtcaggatGTAGTATCCCACTCCAGTAAACAACACAAAACTGCCCTCCGCATGTCCTGCAGGGGATGCTCCCACCCCTGGAGCACAGGGGACTTTGAGTGTTTTCAAAAAGCAGACTAGTTTCTTTATTGCCCAGAGAGTACTTGGTTCGACTTAGGAGAGAAGTTCCTGTTCAGCTAAGGCCATGCACGTGAAACAGCAGTTTTTACAGCCAAGAGTCAAGGGTCAACATCAGCCATGTGAAGTGACGCCAAAGATAGATTACACAGTTCGTGACAGGGAAGTCATTGCCATGTTCATGttggatttttaagaaaacacaaaggacTAGCAATTGTTGAATTTTGTTTCGTCCTAGATACTGGGTAAAGCTTGAAATGCTACATTTTCCAAGGTGAAGATGCATTGGTCCATGTTACGACAGACTGAAAACAATCTCCCTgcatggaaaaaaaatccttgtcttgttctagATTGACAACGCCAATAAATCAAAATATGGTTCACTCTTGcgattggtttttgttttcctttggacTTTCTCTTCACGGGAGCTGTCTGCACCTGCTGGATTTAGGACCTTGGGAACTGCCCTTTCTTaaggttgggggaagcaggtttaATATCTGGTGAGCAGAAGGAAACAGCAAAGATGCTTTAAATGTGTCAGGATAGAAAGTTCTCTTTTTCATATCATTTTGACAAAATTAGCCTCGCGTTGAGGCTCTCAGTGTCCCTTATCTTCAACTCGCAGAAGTGGCGGGTGGCTTATTACCCGCGGCCTGGCTCTCCCACGCAGCTGGCTTAGCTATTTGCCTAAATGACAATAATTACCAAAAGCatagattagaagaaaaaaatagtagattgcggtcttcattttttattgtacacttaaaacctGTGGAGAAGAACTACTAATGTGTTTCAGCAAGAAATGTGCTTCATTGTTTTGTAAATGAGTCTCTGTCCTGAGTGCACTCCCCGTGGGAGGTGGGACACAGGCTGAGCCGCCCAGTACCTTGCTTCTGGAGCTGACAGCCCAGCTGAAGTCCAGGCTTCAAAACTTCGGCCTGCATGTCTCGGGCATGAGGATGGCAGCGGCCCCATGGTGTTTGCACAGTGCCTCTCTTCCTTAAATGCTCAGGCGTGAAGACTTGTtgcaagtgttttgtttttatcttcctttgAAACTTGGAAGCACTCTGCTGAGTAAGACACCCACTGCAGAGTTAGCTGCTGGATCTGAGCTGTTCTGgagaacagagaaataaatttgaaCGGGAAGTTTTCAGCTCCATACCAGCACCAGTTCTCCCCTTGGTACTTAGGCCAACAATAAGTTTGGGGGTCCCGAGCAGTGCCGTAGTGCCATGCTACGGAGGTGCCCGAGAGAATGTCTTTGTTCTCAGCCTCCTGCAGGCGATTTCCTGCCCCGGGACACTTGACCTGgaggttttatttaattcttgGCCCAGGACAGGCAAGGAGGAGCGCCTGGATGGAGTCTGAGAGCCAGGCCACTGGGCAGTAGCCACTTgagggcccccccccccgggagctCTTTGCCTGGGCCGGTCTGCTGTTCTAAAGTCAGGACTCCTCAGCCGTCGGCACCGCGGTCCCCATGATCAAGGTACTAGGAAGGATCTTTCATTACAGGGATAGGAATCGATGAATCTCAAGGCTGTCAGGCCTTTTTCATAGACGAACAAAGCTGATGGGCAAAGGGCTGAATTCTTTGCAGCTGGTAACTAGAGAGCAGTCATGGACGGCAGATCAGGTAATTAAGGTGAGACTTAGGGCCACGGCTGGTGATGGGGAAAGGGTACAGCAGCTAAATAAAAGGCACGTTCACTGCCCAGCAGAGATGGTTtgagcctctctctctgcttaaaaATCCTGAACTGCTAGTAACAAGGCCCTTCAGGGGACCCTGACCAGACCCGGCTCTGGGTATTGCACTAACTAGTTGGGTGATTTTTGAGGGCTTATTAATCTCTGCTCGTGCAGGGTCCTTGTGTGTGAAGTGAAGGAACTGGACAAGCTCTGAGATTCTGATCCCGTGTCTGTCACTGAGACCAGTGTCGCCATGGCAACCATACCGCTAAAGGAATAGGCTCAAAATCTGAGGGGACAGATTTCTCTTGGTTtctagtgggtttttttgtttgtgtgtgtgtgttctactTCTACCATACAAAAGGGTAGGATGGTGagatacattttgaaatatttttaactacTCAAATTAATCAGTCTGGGTTGTTAGGCTCcaagaaaaggaatttatttggTCTGAAATAAAGCAATTTAGccatttaaaattgaattttcttGTACTTTAATGATTACTATTGAGCAAACAAAAATCTTGACAGCAATATAAATCAgctgggtttttttaatttagatctgTATCCTTCCTTGTATCCATTTGATTGCCTTTTTAGATTTGAGAAGGAAAGTGCTAGAGGAAGCGTGTGTAAATTCTTATAACATCAAAGGTCATAAGTCTTTTTAGCTTTTGAGAAATTATAAACTTCAAACTGAGTATAtagttacattttcttaataaatcTTTTGCTTTTAGTGCTTGAGCCACAAGAAAAAActgtttaaaacttttttctaaaGTGTAAATAGAAGGCATGTCACGATGCCGACAGCAGGACCTCGTTTTGTCTCTATGTATTTTCGTCACTTCTCACCATGCACACGTGGCGTGACGTTTCTCAAATGAGCAGCCAGTGTCCCCATCGTCCTGCTTCCTTGCTGCAGATTACAAACACGAATCCGGGAGACGAGCACCTAGTTGCCCGCAAGTAAATATTTCCTGCAGGGAGGGTCAGACCCTCTTCCCATTGCCGGCTGCCCACGGATCAATGGTAATTCTAGAAGGCCATTAAGACTCTTATGGCCCTGGAAGGCATGGCTGTGCGTATGTCAGAAATAGGTAAACCGTAATTAGAAAGTTATGGACGATTTGATTACACTCCTGTGTATCTGGTCCTGTCGTAATGTGAGCAGATTAAACTCGGGTAATGGTCAAAGCTGTGTCATCATGCGAACATTTATGGCAACTTCTGCAAATTAATTTGAATTGTAAAAGCTCCCTAATGAGACCGCGTCCTCCGTGAGGAGGAAGGACACTGCGGCTCTGCGGAGGCCGCGGAATCTCTGCATGCCAATCCCTGCCCAGCGCACCAGTGCCCTTTCCCAAAGAGCTGAGGCTACCCAGTGCTTGCAGGTGTTTATGAATGAAAGTGAAAAGGGCATTTTGAAAGAGTctacaaggaaaacaaaatggtgaTTAATGAATTCCCAGAATCCAACACCCTTTAGAAACAGTGTCTACAGTACGCAAACGTCTATGTTAAAAGCTGGCTATtcagaaataaagagcagaggaTCAGGCTTGGTGACTTTAGGGCATCATGGGTGAGGGCAGGGGTGGCCAGGTATTTTGGTGAAAAGCActgccactttttctttttccaagtccTTTTCCCTTTCCAGTTAGCTCGCTGACGTGCCCACAAGGTCTACACAATTCACTAGTGGCTGCGGACTCACGCTTGCCTCGGCCGCACAGCTCCCCAGGTACCACTTAGCCACCTGGCTCTCAGGAGGCCAGCGGGCACGGGGAGGTGGGATGCTGGGCAGCGCACTCGACGGAAGCTAGGGAATGACTCAGCGAGGGTGCCAGGGTGCTCAGCGGCAGGAGAGGGTGGAGAGTGCGGCAGCACGGCGGCTTGCACCCTGCGCCCACGTCCTCTTGATGCCACGCACAGCGCTGGGCGCGCAGTAACTGCCGGAGCAGCTCCGCTCAACTAAGGCGCTGTGCTTCGCGATAAATGCActttgctaatttaaaaaaccagTTAGTAGAGCGTGCAGCGCATAGCGAAGTCTTTGAAGGTTAGCGAATGCCTGAAGGCCCCCAAcgcccccagctccctcccggGTCCGGTCCCTGCGCCCCGCGTGCGTGCGACACCGGGACACCGGGTGGTCGCGGTGCACCCCGTGGGGAGCCGGCGAGCCGGGGCCGCTGCCGACCTCACAGGGCCCCGCGAGGCTCGTGCGGCGCATCTTCCGGCTCCATCTCCGCCTCCCCCGCGAGCTCCCCGTCGTCCTCCGGACCCGCGCTGGCGTCCTGCAGTTGCTGG
This genomic interval from Mustela lutreola isolate mMusLut2 chromosome 9, mMusLut2.pri, whole genome shotgun sequence contains the following:
- the ATP5F1E gene encoding ATP synthase subunit epsilon, mitochondrial, whose amino-acid sequence is MVAYWRQAGLSYIRYSQICAKAVRDALKAEFKANAEKTSGSTVKIVKLKKE